One Helianthus annuus cultivar XRQ/B chromosome 7, HanXRQr2.0-SUNRISE, whole genome shotgun sequence genomic region harbors:
- the LOC110907020 gene encoding uncharacterized protein LOC110907020 → MPRSKDIAANILPQIGTDIALKVKHIRTFIEQTMSVDVTYTKAWRGRRKAIEMIYGTWDNFAELPKYVLRLQSRNPGTVVNWFHHPYSALGHPTFKYIFWAFGPSIHAFRLCQPVISVDGTHLKGLYRGKLLAAITKNPNNYIMPLAHALVDEETVHSRCWFFQNLMEYVTTNCASKICVVSDRHAGIINAMENLKDWKEPKAYHHYCLRHVRKNFSGKYKSKSLMKLCWMIGSTSQPLKYRCAVREMRMLDQVAWDYLNNIDISGLLFMTI, encoded by the coding sequence ATGCCTAGATCTAAGGATATCGCTGCAAACATCCTTCCACAAATTGGTACAGACATTGCGTTAAAGGTGAAACACATCAGGACGTTCATAGAGCAAACGATGTCCGTCGATGTTACGTATACAAAGGCGTGGCGTGGCCGAAGAAAGGCAATTGAGATGATATATGGAACTTGGGACAACTTTGCAGAGCTCCCGAAGTATGTGTTACGACTTCAGTCTCGAAACCCTGGTACGGTGGTTAATTGGTTTCATCACCCATATTCGGCTCTAGGACATCCCACATTCAAATATATTTTTTGGGCGTTCGGTCCCTCTATTCATGCGTTCCGTCTATGCCAGCCTGTAATCTCCGTGGACGGCACACACTTGAAAGGACTGTACCGCGGTAAGTTGTTGGCTGCGATAACCAAAAATCCCAACAACTACATAATGCCATTGGCGCATGCTCTGGTTGACGAAGAGACTGTACACAGTCGGTGTTGGTTTTTCCAAAATTTGATGGAATACGTCACCACAAACTGTGCTAGTAAAATATGTGTTGTATCAGACCGTCATGCTGGAATAATTAATGCCATGGAGAATCTCAAAGATTGGAAGGAACCAAAGGCCTACCACCATTATTGTCTTCGACATGTACGCAAAAATTTCAGTGGAAAGTACAAGAGTAAAAGCCTCATGAAGCTTTGTTGGATGATTGGGAGCACAAGTCAACCATTAAAGTATCGTTGTGCTGTGAGAGAAATGCGGATGCTAGATCAGGTAGCTTGGGACTATTTGAACAACATCGATATAAGTGGACTGTTGTTCATGACCATATAA